A DNA window from Vigna angularis cultivar LongXiaoDou No.4 chromosome 1, ASM1680809v1, whole genome shotgun sequence contains the following coding sequences:
- the LOC108332737 gene encoding uncharacterized protein LOC108332737: MDKLPSETLHPTSDSASTVPYFVNTASVASTPNSDSNSFIFHTENNMIQPTPRERTLWEMAALDFTYESLCIQYPNEEVPYVLKTGLIHMLPKFHGLAGECPHKHMKEFHIVCSTMKPHDVPKDHIFLKAFPHSLENAAKDWLYCLGPRSITSWDDLKRLFLEKFFPASRTTAIRKDISGIRQLGGESLYEYWERFKKLCASCPHHQIPENLLLQYFYEGLNNMDRSMIDAANGGALGDMTPVEARHLIEKMASNSQQFSTRSDAIVVMGVHDIATQSSSSSDRKLETKLDSLHPIAHDTPQAYATNIYNNRQPQQQNYDLSNNRYVPPPVQRFQRQQQEIPAQPAFQPSTSSFELTLEELLNQAQSQNSDRLSSQTVQNPRNENVSEITLRSGKQIFMPIVPPPAPTFAASQRKEDQAGPTRTFEAGGPSSSFGGCSSSGEPSSSSFVT; this comes from the exons ATGGATAAGCTTCCATCAGAGACTTTACATCCTACTTCTGATTCTGCATCTACTGTTCCGTACTTTGTGAATACTGCATCTGTTGCATCTACACCTAATTCTGAttctaattcttttatttttcacactGAGAACAATATGATACAACCTACACCTCGTGAGAGGACTCTATGGGAGATGGCTGCACTTGATTTCACCTATGAAAGCTTGTGCATCCAATATCCTAATGAGGAGGTGCCATATGTTCTCAAGACTGGACTAATCCATATGTTGCCCAAGTTTCATGGCCTTGCAGGTGAGTGTCCGCATAAGCATATGAAGGAATTCCATATTGTCTGTTCCACGATGAAACCTCATGATGTTCCTAAAGATCACATCTTCTTAAAGGCATTCCCTCATTCATTAGAAAATGCAGCAAAGGATTGGTTATACTGCTTAGGGCCTAGATCCATCACCAGTTGGGATGATCTGAAGAGGTTGTTCTTGGAGAAGTTTTTCCCAGCATCCCGGACCACAGCTATCAGGAAAGACATATCTGGGATTAGGCAGCTTGGTGGAGAAAGCTTATATGAGtattgggagagattcaagAAACTTTGTGCAAGCTGTCCTCACCATCAAATACCTGAGAACCTCCTTCTCCAGTATTTCTATGAAGGCCTCAACAACATGGATAGGAGTATGATTGATGCTGCCAATGGTGGAGCACTAGGAGATATGACGCCTGTTGAAGCTAGACACTTGATAGAGAAGATGGCTTCCAACTCCCAACAGTTTAGCACTAGAAGTGATGCCATTGTGGTGATGGGAGTACATGACATTGCTACCCAGTCTTCATCATCTAGTGATAGGAAATTGGAAACCAAGCTTGATTCTCTT CACCCTATTGCTCATGATACGCCTCAAGCTTATGCTACAAACATCTACAATAACAGGCAGCCACAACAACAAAACTATGACTTGTCCAACAACAG ATATGTGCCTCCTCCTGTTCAGAGATTTCAAAGGCAGCAGCAAGAGATTCCTGCCCAGCCAGCTTTCCaaccttccacttcttcttttgaGCTTACCTTGGAGGAGTTG CTAAATCAAGCACAGTCGCAAAATTCGGACAGATTGTCTTCTCAGACTGTGCAAAATCCTAGAAATGAAAATGTCAGTGAGATCACCCTCAGATCAGGGAAGCAAATTTTTATGCCCATTGTGCCACCACCTGCACCTACATTTGCTGCCTCTCAGAGAAAGGAGGACCAGGCAGGTCCTACTAGGACATTTGAGGCAGGTGGACCTTCTTCCTCTTTTGGTGGTTGTTCTTCTTCAGgtgaaccttcttcttcttcttttgtcacCTAA